A single Deltaproteobacteria bacterium IMCC39524 DNA region contains:
- a CDS encoding ABC-F family ATP-binding cassette domain-containing protein, which produces MLQLKDVVKQFADQVVLRHVDWHVRPTDRIGLCGENGAGKTTLLRLLSGQSDVDAGKVQLARGTTIGYLPQEGLEHSGRDLFTEVRSALEELLAVEAELKQLEGQISREAEESDLDRYSELQEIFRQRGGYTMETEIGRVLKGLGFAEEDWGKPCEQFSGGWQMRIALAKLLLQKPNLLLLDEPTNHLDLPARDWLEGYLSAYPYAVILVSHDRFFLDQVVSRIVEIWHGKLTDYPGNYSRYLAARDERVAALRETKRRQDEEVARLEAFINKFRYNANKAALVQSRVKMLEKIERIELPPERKKIGFSFPAPPKSGQLSIGLSGVAHGYENKTVVEDVDLSVARGERVALVGANGAGKSTLMRLLAGVEAPLQGEREEGHNMVMAYFAQDQARTLDSKLTVLEQITKAAPFDMVPKVRNLLGAFLFHGDDVHKRVSVLSGGERNRLALAILLLEPANLLLLDEPTNHLDLASKEVLLNALKGYQGTLVFVSHDRYFVDELASRVVEVAGHRATSYLGNYEDFLRVKSGEGDGSHSSLRVEQAGAKGTSAPVKSKTSRVLSHEERKATRREEQKRKKELTQVEERIEVLEQALAELTTEMQDPAMAVDHARLSPLIEKHSILQEELDDCMERWETLQEVLAEGEVS; this is translated from the coding sequence ATGTTACAGCTAAAAGATGTTGTCAAACAGTTTGCAGACCAAGTTGTGCTGCGCCATGTTGACTGGCATGTTCGTCCCACTGACCGTATCGGGCTTTGTGGCGAAAATGGTGCCGGTAAGACCACTTTGCTACGTCTGCTGTCCGGGCAGTCGGATGTTGATGCCGGCAAGGTGCAGTTGGCTCGTGGTACCACTATCGGGTATCTGCCGCAGGAAGGCCTCGAGCATAGTGGTCGTGACCTCTTTACCGAGGTGCGCTCAGCTCTTGAGGAGCTGCTCGCGGTTGAAGCCGAGCTGAAACAGCTTGAGGGACAGATCAGTCGTGAGGCTGAAGAGTCTGACCTTGATCGTTATTCCGAGTTGCAGGAGATTTTTCGACAACGCGGTGGTTACACCATGGAAACCGAAATCGGCAGGGTCCTCAAGGGCCTGGGTTTCGCCGAAGAAGATTGGGGTAAACCGTGCGAGCAGTTTTCCGGCGGCTGGCAGATGCGTATCGCACTGGCCAAGTTATTGCTGCAGAAACCCAACCTGCTTCTCCTTGATGAGCCGACCAACCACCTTGATCTGCCTGCCCGTGATTGGCTAGAAGGCTACCTGTCGGCCTACCCATACGCAGTGATCCTGGTTTCCCATGACCGGTTTTTCCTTGACCAGGTCGTCTCCCGGATCGTCGAAATCTGGCACGGTAAGCTCACAGATTATCCCGGTAACTATTCCCGCTACCTGGCTGCCCGCGACGAACGCGTTGCCGCTTTACGTGAAACCAAGAGACGCCAGGATGAAGAGGTCGCCCGCCTCGAGGCGTTCATTAACAAGTTTCGTTATAACGCCAACAAGGCTGCCCTGGTACAGAGCCGCGTCAAGATGTTGGAAAAAATTGAGCGCATTGAATTGCCGCCAGAGCGTAAAAAAATCGGTTTCTCCTTCCCAGCGCCACCGAAAAGCGGGCAGCTTTCAATCGGTCTCTCCGGCGTCGCACACGGATACGAAAACAAGACCGTTGTTGAGGATGTTGATCTCTCTGTTGCTCGCGGCGAGCGTGTCGCCCTGGTTGGGGCTAACGGTGCTGGTAAGTCAACCCTGATGAGATTGCTGGCAGGGGTTGAGGCGCCGTTGCAAGGCGAGCGTGAGGAAGGTCATAACATGGTTATGGCTTATTTTGCCCAGGATCAGGCGCGCACCCTCGACTCAAAACTGACTGTGCTGGAGCAAATTACCAAAGCAGCCCCTTTCGACATGGTGCCGAAGGTGCGCAACCTGCTAGGCGCGTTTCTTTTTCATGGTGATGACGTTCACAAGCGGGTTTCTGTTCTCTCAGGTGGAGAGCGTAACCGGCTGGCACTGGCGATCCTGCTTCTAGAGCCGGCCAACCTGCTGCTTCTGGACGAGCCGACCAACCACCTTGACCTGGCCTCCAAAGAGGTTCTTCTTAATGCTCTGAAAGGGTATCAGGGGACCCTCGTGTTTGTTTCTCACGACCGTTATTTTGTTGATGAGCTCGCTAGCCGAGTTGTTGAAGTTGCCGGCCATCGTGCCACGTCCTACCTCGGAAATTATGAGGACTTTCTGCGCGTAAAAAGTGGTGAAGGGGATGGCAGCCACTCCTCTTTGCGAGTCGAGCAGGCTGGTGCGAAGGGAACCTCTGCGCCGGTAAAAAGCAAGACATCCCGGGTGCTTTCGCACGAGGAGCGTAAGGCGACCAGGCGAGAAGAGCAGAAACGGAAGAAAGAGTTGACTCAGGTTGAAGAGCGAATCGAGGTTCTTGAGCAGGCTCTCGCTGAGCTGACCACTGAAATGCAGGACCCTGCCATGGCGGTTGACCATGCCCGCCTTAGTCCGCTCATTGAGAAACATTCAATTCTTCAAGAGGAGTTGGACGACTGTATGGAACGCTGGGAGACCCTGCAGGAGGTGCTCGCAGAAGGTGAAGTGTCGTGA
- a CDS encoding AAA family ATPase, with product MARKVFIAATGQDCGKTTTSLSLIHLALKKYRRVGFIKPVGPKPSPYKDFWVDKDAALVAKVFGLEDDIRLMSPVVVQPGDTRKVIDGVVTREQLEQQLIKACKELEERCDFLIIEGAGHSGVGSVLGLSNARVARLLDAPVLIVSGGGIGHVIDDVSMNLALYKMEGAEVRIVMPNKLIAEKRARTLEYMDKAFAHENFIVHGGFNYSPILAGPTLQHVAKLFDVSLRANQEQARQIIKHIQLAAASTEKVVEILKNSTLLLVNSSRNELLVMLATLHHIPEYAEKLSGVLISGANPIAKLTQQVLDDSQLPFMRTEQLTSTVFHTVTRDVSKITADDHEKISLVKSLAEQELDFDLIDSQLG from the coding sequence ATGGCACGTAAAGTCTTCATAGCTGCGACCGGACAGGACTGCGGCAAAACCACCACCAGCCTCTCACTTATCCACCTGGCCCTCAAAAAATACCGTCGGGTCGGCTTTATCAAGCCGGTCGGGCCCAAGCCTTCCCCCTACAAGGATTTCTGGGTCGACAAAGATGCCGCCCTGGTCGCCAAAGTATTCGGGCTTGAGGACGACATCCGCCTGATGTCACCCGTAGTGGTACAACCTGGAGACACACGCAAAGTCATCGATGGCGTGGTCACCCGTGAGCAACTCGAACAGCAGCTCATCAAGGCCTGTAAGGAACTCGAAGAGCGCTGTGACTTTCTGATCATTGAAGGGGCCGGTCATAGTGGTGTCGGCTCGGTGCTCGGTTTAAGTAACGCCCGTGTTGCCCGCCTGCTCGATGCTCCGGTCCTGATTGTCAGCGGCGGCGGCATCGGCCACGTCATCGATGATGTCAGCATGAACCTGGCACTTTACAAAATGGAGGGCGCAGAAGTCCGCATCGTCATGCCGAACAAGCTGATCGCTGAGAAACGGGCAAGAACCCTCGAATACATGGACAAAGCCTTTGCCCACGAAAATTTTATTGTCCACGGTGGCTTCAACTACTCGCCGATACTTGCTGGCCCCACCTTGCAACACGTTGCCAAACTCTTTGATGTGTCTCTGCGTGCCAATCAGGAGCAGGCGAGGCAGATCATCAAACACATACAACTCGCAGCAGCTTCCACGGAGAAGGTCGTCGAAATTCTCAAAAATTCAACATTGCTACTGGTGAACAGCAGTCGTAATGAACTTCTGGTCATGCTCGCCACTCTGCATCATATTCCAGAATATGCTGAGAAACTTTCCGGAGTACTGATTTCGGGAGCCAACCCCATTGCCAAACTGACCCAGCAGGTTCTCGACGACAGTCAGTTGCCCTTCATGCGCACCGAGCAACTCACATCAACGGTCTTCCATACCGTGACCCGCGATGTCTCCAAGATCACTGCTGATGATCATGAAAAAATCAGCCTGGTTAAGAGTCTGGCTGAGCAGGAGCTTGATTTCGATTTAATTGACAGTCAACTTGGGTAA
- a CDS encoding Rne/Rng family ribonuclease, producing the protein MSKKMMVNATHPEENRVAIVEDGILTELDIEVAGREPSKGNIYKAVVVRVETGLQAAFVDYGADRLGFLQIDEINYTTVKPDYTPAEDGRRPRINDLLSRGQEILVQITKEERGTKGAALTTYLSLAGRYMVLMPGSQTRGVSRKAESDAQRKELKKAMSSLDLAEGIGYIVRTAALDQTREELERDYRYLIRLFESIKELEQKAKAPALIYKESNLMIRSIRDYFTTEMDEVLIDDPQVFKEAKDFFQMVMPDHIKLVKLHQERRPIFSRYQIEDQIETLSRNKVLLPSGGSIVIDPTEALVAIDVNSGKMASERGVEDTATKTNLEAATEVGRQLRLRDLGGLIVIDFIDMRDRKNNRAVENQVKKSLENDKARVSVGRISKFGLLEMSRQRIKAALTEGSYLPCPHCNGSGHLKSPETQAVALLRKIHASAAKGQVSRVDAQLPIEVAAYLLNNNREELVEMERRYQLQIHIHGNRDFLSDQVEIEIQKKEKSKSTQQEFVEAGSVPLATEEESKRDKEETDLPAVEETAEVGTDQPKKRRRRRRRKPSGATASEAEQNTSDTDEPTSEDAATDSTDTITGAAEEKSDDVAPAKKPQRPRRSRSKKVTESAATTEAPAQEAPVAETPEEKPAEAAEGNQDAQEAKPKRRRSRRKPKSAADEVKVEPPSTTDKNQSATSDTTTEPPAEVAAGEKPEVETKPKPRRPRRTTKKTDPPTEATKVAPEAPAEESAQKEAASEKKVETKKPASRRPRLAKAKVTKTEAAAEKSEEKSAPAESGEVVKKAPAKRPRKKPAAKEIASVEKSEPIVTEIKENTVGEKPKPKTRRTSTAKPKAKDADALKATEEANSAEKKTVQKAPAKTKAPAKKTTRKTAVKDEVAAKPTEEPAKAKRTRTPRKKAVEKDSGKED; encoded by the coding sequence ATGTCTAAGAAAATGATGGTTAACGCCACCCATCCCGAAGAAAACCGGGTGGCTATTGTAGAAGATGGTATCCTCACTGAGCTCGATATCGAGGTTGCCGGTCGCGAACCCTCCAAAGGGAATATCTATAAAGCGGTTGTGGTCCGGGTTGAAACCGGTCTGCAGGCCGCTTTTGTTGATTATGGCGCAGATCGCCTCGGCTTCCTGCAAATCGATGAAATCAATTACACCACGGTCAAGCCTGACTACACTCCTGCCGAAGATGGCCGCAGGCCACGCATCAATGACCTTTTGTCTCGCGGCCAAGAGATCCTGGTCCAGATCACCAAGGAAGAGCGCGGTACCAAGGGTGCAGCCCTGACCACTTACCTGTCCCTCGCCGGGCGCTACATGGTTCTTATGCCCGGCAGCCAGACACGGGGTGTTTCACGCAAGGCCGAGAGCGACGCACAACGCAAAGAGCTGAAAAAGGCCATGAGCTCTCTCGACCTCGCCGAGGGCATCGGTTATATCGTGCGCACGGCAGCTCTTGACCAGACTCGCGAAGAGTTGGAACGGGATTATCGCTATCTGATTAGGCTCTTTGAAAGCATCAAGGAGCTTGAGCAAAAAGCCAAAGCTCCGGCCCTGATCTACAAAGAATCCAACCTGATGATCCGTTCGATCCGTGATTACTTCACCACGGAGATGGATGAAGTTCTGATCGACGACCCGCAGGTTTTCAAAGAAGCGAAAGACTTCTTCCAGATGGTCATGCCTGACCACATCAAACTGGTCAAACTTCACCAGGAACGTCGACCGATCTTCTCCCGCTACCAGATTGAAGACCAGATCGAGACCCTGAGCCGCAACAAAGTGCTCCTGCCCTCTGGCGGTTCGATTGTCATCGACCCCACTGAAGCCCTCGTCGCCATCGACGTCAACAGTGGCAAGATGGCTTCCGAGCGCGGCGTTGAGGACACGGCGACCAAGACCAACCTGGAAGCCGCCACAGAAGTCGGCAGGCAGCTTCGCCTGCGCGACCTCGGTGGCCTGATCGTCATTGACTTCATCGACATGCGGGACCGCAAAAATAATCGCGCGGTCGAAAACCAGGTCAAGAAATCACTGGAAAACGACAAGGCCCGGGTTAGCGTTGGTCGCATCAGTAAATTTGGGTTATTGGAAATGAGCCGGCAAAGGATTAAAGCCGCCCTGACAGAAGGCTCCTACCTGCCCTGCCCGCACTGTAACGGCTCCGGACATTTGAAGAGTCCTGAAACCCAGGCGGTTGCCCTGTTGCGTAAAATTCACGCCAGCGCCGCTAAAGGCCAGGTCAGTCGTGTTGATGCCCAGTTGCCGATTGAAGTTGCCGCCTACCTGTTGAACAACAACCGTGAAGAGCTCGTCGAGATGGAGCGGCGCTACCAGTTGCAGATCCATATTCACGGTAACCGCGATTTTCTGTCTGACCAGGTTGAAATCGAAATTCAGAAAAAAGAGAAGAGTAAGTCGACCCAGCAGGAATTTGTTGAGGCCGGTTCCGTGCCCCTGGCGACCGAAGAAGAGAGTAAGCGAGACAAAGAGGAGACGGATCTGCCTGCGGTGGAAGAAACAGCTGAGGTGGGAACGGATCAACCCAAAAAACGCCGTCGCAGGAGACGCCGCAAGCCTTCAGGAGCGACAGCTTCTGAAGCAGAGCAGAACACCAGCGATACTGATGAGCCAACATCGGAAGACGCTGCAACTGACTCAACGGACACCATAACCGGGGCGGCAGAAGAAAAGTCTGATGATGTGGCACCGGCGAAGAAGCCACAAAGGCCAAGACGTTCACGAAGCAAAAAAGTAACTGAAAGTGCGGCAACGACAGAAGCGCCTGCACAAGAAGCACCCGTCGCCGAAACGCCAGAGGAGAAGCCTGCGGAGGCCGCAGAAGGAAATCAAGACGCACAGGAAGCCAAACCGAAACGTCGGCGGAGTCGTCGTAAACCGAAATCAGCAGCGGACGAAGTAAAAGTGGAGCCGCCCTCTACAACTGACAAGAACCAGTCAGCGACATCAGACACAACGACAGAACCTCCGGCAGAAGTCGCTGCAGGAGAAAAACCAGAGGTCGAGACCAAGCCAAAACCGAGACGTCCTCGCCGTACGACGAAAAAAACTGATCCACCAACAGAAGCAACCAAAGTTGCGCCAGAGGCCCCTGCAGAGGAGAGCGCTCAGAAAGAAGCTGCGAGCGAAAAGAAAGTTGAAACTAAAAAACCAGCCAGCCGCAGGCCTCGTCTCGCGAAAGCCAAAGTAACGAAAACAGAGGCAGCAGCTGAGAAGAGTGAAGAAAAAAGCGCCCCCGCGGAGAGCGGAGAGGTCGTCAAAAAAGCACCGGCCAAGCGCCCACGCAAAAAGCCGGCAGCCAAAGAGATTGCATCGGTAGAGAAGAGCGAACCAATAGTAACTGAAATTAAAGAGAACACTGTCGGAGAGAAACCTAAGCCGAAAACGCGTCGAACCAGCACGGCCAAGCCAAAAGCAAAAGATGCGGACGCTTTAAAAGCAACAGAGGAAGCTAATTCCGCAGAAAAGAAGACCGTCCAAAAAGCTCCCGCCAAGACGAAAGCCCCGGCTAAGAAGACGACCAGGAAAACCGCGGTTAAAGATGAGGTGGCGGCAAAGCCTACCGAAGAGCCTGCCAAAGCAAAACGGACCAGAACACCTCGCAAGAAAGCGGTCGAAAAGGATTCTGGCAAAGAGGATTAA
- a CDS encoding histidine phosphatase family protein, with product MLDYLNLVGKALISVVFISSLSCTPVLSSEGDAVLWNSLRSGEHFALLRHAIAPGNGDPPGFKLGSCRTQRNLSEEGRSQAVKIGKLFRENRIQTARVFSSQWCRCLETAKLLELGPVQALSFLNSFFNNYDYRESQTQKLTAWLHEQNLGQPLVLVTHQVNITALTNVYPSSGELVIIRRSKTGEFAVVGTIKTK from the coding sequence ATGCTAGATTATTTAAACTTGGTTGGTAAGGCGCTGATTAGCGTGGTCTTTATAAGCAGCTTGAGCTGTACCCCGGTACTGTCCTCAGAGGGTGATGCTGTTCTCTGGAATAGTTTGCGATCGGGTGAGCATTTTGCTTTACTCCGTCATGCCATTGCTCCTGGCAATGGAGATCCTCCGGGGTTCAAACTTGGCAGTTGCCGGACGCAAAGAAATCTCTCCGAGGAAGGACGGAGCCAGGCCGTTAAGATAGGTAAGCTCTTTCGTGAAAATAGGATTCAAACGGCACGAGTATTCTCGAGCCAATGGTGTCGCTGCCTAGAGACCGCAAAGTTGCTGGAACTTGGGCCGGTTCAGGCCCTTTCTTTTCTCAACTCCTTCTTCAATAATTATGATTATCGTGAGTCGCAAACACAAAAGCTCACAGCGTGGCTTCATGAGCAAAACCTTGGCCAGCCTCTTGTGTTGGTGACACATCAAGTCAACATAACAGCTCTGACTAATGTCTATCCCAGCTCTGGTGAACTCGTGATAATCCGCCGATCCAAAACCGGTGAATTTGCGGTTGTCGGAACGATCAAAACGAAATAA
- a CDS encoding mechanosensitive ion channel family protein yields MRSNKYLNQKLFLIFFGFFFLLISQQVFADSVTEKTTASSEQKEISHQTNEALEIAFAGIERQRKTIKDYEERIANSGGTKKQILEAWLDKSWLKLLEQGVAYAETVDAKKNDDINNENYQQKAKKILGEQSEIANTVINRIHQRIKLPEQGSSAVEKAAAFSKIFVLLESIQRTVELQIKSLEIAKDFELDVTAQEQSLRKSLSNRAINISILLDSMMEDVVALSASAEVVPDDTELATKLNATKQLAQRLAVSLNSVLDMMADLGMDTSAYRELVLSNTGVITIDVLDVGVGSRLLTAWGKSLWNGVVENGPDIVFKIFLFILILYISKKLSKVAHSVVEKSFNKSNIHLSELLRRMIFSLTRNVIILLGALVALSQVGVSIGPLFAGLGIIGFIVGFALQDSLSNFASGLMILLYRPYDVGSLIEAAGVFGKVSHMSLVNTTVITFDNQTIIIPNNKIWGDVVKNVTAQATRRVDLVFGISYTDDIPKAEKILKEILDSNHKVLKDPEPIVRLHELADSSVNFVVRPWVATDDYWDVYWDVTRAVKMRFDSEEISIPFPQRDVHLYSHALA; encoded by the coding sequence ATGAGATCAAATAAATATCTAAATCAAAAACTGTTTCTGATCTTTTTCGGATTCTTTTTTCTACTTATCTCACAGCAAGTTTTTGCTGATTCAGTAACTGAAAAAACAACAGCATCTTCTGAACAAAAAGAAATCAGTCATCAAACCAATGAAGCCTTGGAAATAGCATTCGCAGGTATTGAGAGACAAAGAAAGACGATAAAAGATTATGAAGAACGTATCGCAAATAGCGGGGGGACCAAAAAGCAGATACTTGAGGCCTGGCTAGACAAGTCTTGGTTAAAACTATTAGAGCAAGGCGTAGCTTACGCCGAAACTGTTGATGCCAAAAAGAATGATGACATCAATAATGAGAACTACCAACAAAAAGCCAAAAAGATTCTTGGCGAGCAGAGTGAAATTGCAAACACGGTAATTAATCGGATCCATCAAAGAATAAAACTTCCTGAGCAGGGCTCTTCTGCCGTAGAAAAAGCTGCCGCCTTTTCTAAAATATTTGTCCTGTTAGAGTCCATCCAAAGAACGGTTGAGCTACAAATAAAGAGTCTCGAAATTGCGAAAGATTTTGAGCTTGATGTAACTGCACAAGAGCAGTCTCTCAGAAAGAGTCTGTCCAATCGCGCAATCAACATATCAATTCTTTTAGATTCAATGATGGAAGACGTTGTCGCATTAAGCGCCAGTGCGGAGGTTGTCCCCGATGATACGGAACTGGCAACCAAACTGAACGCAACAAAGCAATTGGCTCAAAGGCTTGCTGTGTCACTCAACAGTGTGTTGGATATGATGGCCGATCTAGGCATGGATACTTCAGCCTATCGGGAACTGGTCCTGAGTAATACTGGAGTCATTACGATAGATGTGCTTGACGTAGGTGTTGGCTCTCGCTTATTGACAGCCTGGGGAAAGAGTCTTTGGAATGGAGTTGTTGAAAACGGCCCCGATATTGTTTTTAAAATATTTTTGTTCATCCTCATCTTATATATTTCAAAAAAACTCTCAAAGGTTGCTCACAGCGTTGTTGAAAAGAGTTTTAATAAGTCAAACATTCATTTGTCTGAGTTGTTGAGGCGCATGATATTTTCTCTTACACGTAACGTGATCATCTTGCTTGGAGCTCTGGTTGCCCTGTCTCAGGTTGGAGTTAGCATTGGGCCTCTCTTTGCGGGGTTGGGGATTATCGGATTTATTGTCGGGTTTGCGCTTCAAGATTCGTTATCCAATTTTGCCTCTGGACTAATGATTCTGCTCTACAGGCCCTACGATGTTGGATCCTTGATAGAAGCGGCGGGTGTTTTTGGCAAGGTCTCTCACATGAGCCTTGTCAATACTACTGTCATAACATTTGACAATCAGACCATTATTATCCCAAACAACAAGATTTGGGGAGATGTCGTAAAAAATGTCACCGCACAAGCAACTAGACGTGTGGATCTGGTTTTCGGCATCTCATATACCGATGATATCCCAAAGGCAGAGAAAATCTTGAAAGAGATTCTCGATTCGAATCATAAGGTCCTCAAAGATCCAGAACCAATTGTTCGTTTACACGAACTCGCTGACTCTTCTGTTAACTTCGTCGTCAGACCCTGGGTAGCTACTGACGATTACTGGGATGTTTATTGGGACGTCACGCGTGCAGTAAAAATGAGGTTCGATTCTGAAGAAATCAGTATTCCGTTCCCGCAGCGTGATGTGCATCTATACAGTCATGCGTTGGCATAG
- a CDS encoding KamA family radical SAM protein, whose amino-acid sequence MSIEWQDQLREFVNTADKLKQFINLTAEEEEVLRTNETTWGTTPYFAALMDPDDPSCPIRRQVLPSVQEQQNRFGMDDYLVWKENRATEEQRPDSIARQYRDRVAFTVTQTCGIYCRHCFRKELVVDGDLKLDFNVDEGLDWIAAHTEVRDVLITGGDPFLLSDDQLEYLIRKLRELPHIEMIRFGTRSPIVLPQRITPGLKKVLSAYHRVPIWINTQCNHPKEITETTAKAVFELLSCGVNIGNQAVLLKGINDDVETFRELHQKLLRVRIKPYYVFYCEPAPGIDHFRTPVEKGAELIRDALRGHTTGLAQPMHVIATNIGKIPLMPDYYIAGKDDENYQLRNHKGEVTTIPNMPE is encoded by the coding sequence ATGTCAATCGAGTGGCAAGACCAACTCAGAGAATTTGTAAACACCGCCGACAAGCTCAAACAGTTCATCAACCTCACTGCCGAGGAAGAGGAGGTTCTCCGCACCAATGAAACGACCTGGGGAACCACTCCCTATTTTGCTGCCCTGATGGACCCCGATGATCCTTCATGTCCCATTCGCAGACAAGTGCTTCCATCGGTGCAGGAGCAACAGAATCGCTTCGGTATGGATGATTACCTGGTCTGGAAGGAGAACCGCGCCACTGAGGAACAACGTCCGGACAGTATCGCCCGGCAGTACCGTGATCGCGTAGCCTTCACAGTCACCCAGACTTGCGGAATTTACTGCCGACACTGCTTTCGCAAGGAGCTGGTTGTTGACGGCGACCTAAAACTCGACTTCAATGTAGATGAGGGTCTCGACTGGATCGCCGCACACACTGAGGTACGTGATGTGCTCATTACTGGAGGAGACCCGTTTTTGCTTTCAGACGATCAGCTCGAATACCTGATCCGTAAACTGCGCGAGCTGCCACACATTGAAATGATCCGCTTCGGTACCCGTTCGCCAATCGTGTTGCCACAACGTATCACCCCGGGGCTGAAAAAGGTCCTCAGTGCCTATCATCGCGTACCGATCTGGATCAATACTCAGTGCAACCACCCGAAAGAAATCACTGAAACGACTGCCAAGGCCGTGTTTGAGCTGCTCTCATGCGGTGTAAATATTGGTAACCAAGCGGTGCTCCTCAAGGGGATTAATGATGATGTCGAGACCTTCCGCGAACTGCACCAGAAACTGCTGAGGGTCAGGATTAAGCCTTATTACGTCTTCTACTGTGAACCAGCCCCCGGCATTGACCACTTCCGCACCCCGGTGGAAAAGGGTGCCGAACTGATACGCGATGCCCTACGCGGACACACTACAGGGCTGGCCCAACCGATGCACGTCATCGCTACGAACATCGGTAAAATTCCACTGATGCCCGACTATTACATCGCTGGCAAGGATGATGAAAACTACCAGCTGCGCAATCATAAGGGTGAGGTGACGACCATTCCCAATATGCCAGAATAA
- a CDS encoding response regulator: MIKKKILVVEDEESLLKLQSILLTLRGYNVEGVTDGQAALEAVVTMNPDLILLDIMLPKIDGLEVCRQVKTNVTTRHIPIIMLTAKKSKEDLLMGEQAGADMYITKPYKSSMVIETIQSLLS, translated from the coding sequence GTGATTAAAAAGAAGATTTTGGTTGTTGAAGACGAAGAATCTCTATTGAAACTTCAAAGTATACTGCTGACCTTAAGGGGTTACAATGTCGAAGGAGTGACGGATGGTCAGGCAGCATTGGAGGCAGTAGTAACTATGAATCCAGATCTGATTCTGCTTGATATTATGCTTCCCAAGATTGATGGCCTTGAGGTTTGTCGGCAGGTAAAGACTAACGTAACGACCCGTCATATACCGATTATCATGCTTACGGCGAAAAAAAGCAAAGAAGATCTTCTCATGGGCGAGCAAGCTGGAGCCGACATGTACATAACAAAACCTTACAAGTCATCAATGGTTATTGAAACCATTCAGAGTCTACTCTCTTGA
- a CDS encoding ABC transporter ATP-binding protein — protein sequence MSTLLTVSNLKTYFFTRDGLTKAINGIDFTIKRGETLALVGESGCGKSMTALSLLRLIPEPGKIVEGEIRFDDLDLLRIPEEEVRRVRGNRISMIFQEPMTSLNPVFRIGDQIMESLQLHRGKSKLEATEIATELLHKVGIPAAAQRIKDFPHQLSGGMRQRVMIAMALACDPQLLIADEPTTALDVTIQAQIMDLLAAIKAEHDMAMLLITHDLGVVAENADRVAIMYAGVIVETAPVKELYANPRHPYTQGLLACIPRIGEQKQRLIPIEGTVPRAGATNEGCSFLERCSESFAPCRGELPPLKEVQPDHWVRCWQVQ from the coding sequence ATGAGCACACTTCTCACTGTCAGCAACCTGAAAACCTACTTCTTCACCAGAGATGGTCTGACCAAGGCCATAAACGGTATCGATTTCACCATCAAACGTGGAGAAACCCTGGCCCTGGTAGGCGAGTCCGGCTGCGGCAAATCGATGACCGCCCTTTCCTTACTGCGCCTGATCCCGGAACCGGGGAAGATCGTCGAAGGTGAAATTCGTTTTGACGACCTGGATCTGCTACGCATACCCGAAGAAGAAGTGCGGCGGGTGCGAGGAAATCGCATCAGCATGATCTTCCAGGAGCCGATGACTTCGCTCAACCCGGTCTTTCGCATCGGCGACCAGATCATGGAGAGCTTGCAGTTGCATCGGGGTAAAAGCAAGCTAGAGGCAACCGAGATCGCTACCGAACTTCTGCACAAGGTTGGAATCCCGGCGGCAGCCCAGAGAATCAAGGATTTCCCTCATCAGCTCTCCGGCGGCATGCGCCAACGCGTAATGATCGCCATGGCGCTTGCCTGCGATCCTCAGTTATTGATTGCCGACGAACCGACCACGGCTCTCGACGTCACTATTCAGGCACAGATTATGGATCTGCTCGCTGCGATCAAGGCCGAACACGACATGGCCATGCTTCTGATCACCCACGACCTCGGCGTGGTCGCTGAAAACGCCGATCGCGTTGCCATCATGTATGCTGGTGTCATCGTGGAAACCGCTCCGGTTAAAGAGCTCTATGCGAACCCTCGGCACCCCTACACGCAAGGGCTACTGGCCTGCATCCCGCGTATCGGTGAGCAAAAGCAACGCCTTATCCCTATAGAAGGCACTGTTCCCAGAGCTGGTGCAACCAACGAAGGATGCTCTTTTCTTGAGCGCTGTTCCGAATCCTTCGCGCCGTGCCGTGGCGAGCTCCCACCACTCAAGGAAGTGCAGCCAGACCACTGGGTGCGCTGCTGGCAGGTGCAATAA